The Cystobacter fuscus DSM 2262 genomic interval TGTCTTCCTCACGATGAAATCCCCCCCTGAAACGGGCCCCCTGCCACAGGATGCGCCCCTCTACCCGCGCGGGTTCCTGCTGGAGGGTTGGCTGGAGAACCAGGCGAAGCGCTGGGTCAGGCGCGGGCCACCTGGGTCCACTGGCGCTTGCGCCACTCGAAGGGAGGAATCCGGATGCGCTCCCCGACGGAGCCGTTCCACTCCGTCCTCACCCCGTGGCGTCCGAGCACCTCGCACACCTCGCGAGCGATGGCGAGGCTCGCGGCCTCGTGCTTCGCGGCGTCTTCCTCGTAGGCGCCGAAGGCCAGCATCAGCCCCTCGCCCGCGACGCCTCGCTCCAGGTCCTGGCCATGGAAGAAGACCGCTCCGCGCGGCGGCGTGTCCTGGTAGCTGGCGACCTCATTCACGTCGGACCAGCCCTCGGACATCGTGTAGCCCGCGTTCTGCAGCGCGACGACGCCGCGCCCGTTCAGCTCCTCGAAGGCGTTGTCGATGGCGTCGTTGAGCGTCGGCTCGCTCCAGCCCGCCTCCCGGACGCGCTGCGCCTGGAAGAGCTTCCGGGCGTGCGCGTCCAGCGTCTCCACCAGTGCACTGTCGGACTCGCCCAGCTCGTCCTCCACCCACTGCTCGAGCTCCTCGAGCAGCTCCTCTTCGTCCTCGAAGCCGCCGCGCACCGCGCACTCGACGCGGGCGAGCAGGTGCTCGCGGGAATCATCGTCGCTCATGCGCGGGGACTCTACCGCATCCGGGCAGCC includes:
- a CDS encoding DUF6891 domain-containing protein — translated: MSDDDSREHLLARVECAVRGGFEDEEELLEELEQWVEDELGESDSALVETLDAHARKLFQAQRVREAGWSEPTLNDAIDNAFEELNGRGVVALQNAGYTMSEGWSDVNEVASYQDTPPRGAVFFHGQDLERGVAGEGLMLAFGAYEEDAAKHEAASLAIAREVCEVLGRHGVRTEWNGSVGERIRIPPFEWRKRQWTQVARA